In one window of Pseudomonas putida DNA:
- a CDS encoding glycosyltransferase family 2 protein, which yields MRFSENSDITLVVTSCGRFDLLKTTLESFDRYNTASIREVFITEDSGDDAVHAAVPEHWKAHCKVFVNRPKLGQLASIDLAYSHVKTPYIFHCEDDWSFYRQHFVEDSRLILEASPQILQVWLRSHAHDLAIHSPYIRLGDRQVIANVPCYPLLSEKADWQAFSLNPGLRRLSDYQTCAPFAAYSGEKALSRRYAELGLTAVTLEGDAVLHTGFGSHVTLPEEVQRKAKRRQRDRIKLVATLVAGTLVGIGIGFLAH from the coding sequence GTGCGCTTCTCGGAAAACAGTGACATCACGCTGGTGGTAACCAGCTGCGGGCGTTTCGACCTGCTCAAGACAACGCTGGAAAGCTTCGACCGCTACAACACCGCGTCGATCCGTGAGGTGTTCATCACCGAAGATTCGGGAGACGATGCGGTTCACGCTGCCGTCCCCGAGCATTGGAAGGCCCACTGCAAGGTGTTCGTCAACCGGCCCAAGCTGGGGCAACTGGCGTCGATCGACCTGGCCTACAGCCACGTCAAGACGCCCTACATCTTCCATTGCGAGGATGACTGGAGCTTCTATCGCCAGCACTTTGTCGAGGACTCCCGGCTGATCCTCGAGGCCAGCCCGCAGATCCTGCAGGTATGGCTGCGCAGCCATGCTCACGACCTGGCGATCCACAGCCCGTACATCCGCCTGGGAGACCGTCAGGTTATCGCCAATGTGCCCTGCTACCCCTTGCTTTCAGAAAAAGCCGATTGGCAGGCTTTCTCTCTGAATCCAGGATTGCGTCGGCTGAGCGATTACCAGACTTGTGCACCATTTGCTGCCTATTCTGGAGAGAAGGCGCTGTCGCGCCGTTATGCCGAGCTGGGCCTGACCGCCGTCACGCTCGAGGGCGATGCGGTGCTCCATACTGGTTTCGGTAGCCATGTGACCTTGCCCGAGGAAGTCCAGCGCAAGGCCAAGCGTCGCCAGCGTGACCGGATCAAGCTGGTTGCCACGCTCGTTGCAGGAACATTGGTCGGTATTGGAATCGGCTTTCTTGCTCATTGA
- a CDS encoding glycosyltransferase, translating to MKVLFLVQKEQRAILDRLYDGVAANCECDLRWLSSDDQRNLRRYFKREVDVERYDRIVFFLRFKQEIRQVGFIRTIPNLVILEHDAYQNYIPCKYTGKFSAHYRKLPWARVISSGYMVSERLRQEGFDAVFVPKGYDEQLLTDQGRERDIELAFVGSTKSVAYSGRKALLDELGQVENLVVTRTKSGEDYCNTLNRIRFFVSADVGMGEYMIKNFEAMACGCVLLAFDQGEAENRALGLEDMHNVVLYDSIPVLQEKLRTLRADPAFAERIAANGRELAVSGFSFAQVGRSIVDHMMPPLRPRAPLSAWQRLRLKLGL from the coding sequence ATGAAAGTCCTATTTCTGGTGCAGAAGGAACAACGGGCCATCCTCGATCGCCTGTACGACGGCGTTGCGGCCAACTGCGAGTGCGACTTGCGCTGGTTGTCGAGCGACGACCAGCGCAACCTGCGGCGCTACTTCAAGCGTGAAGTGGACGTCGAGCGCTATGACCGTATCGTCTTTTTCCTGCGCTTCAAGCAGGAGATCCGCCAGGTCGGCTTCATTCGCACGATCCCTAATCTGGTGATCCTCGAGCACGATGCCTACCAGAACTACATTCCCTGCAAATACACCGGCAAGTTCAGCGCGCACTACCGCAAACTGCCTTGGGCGCGAGTGATCAGCTCTGGCTACATGGTCAGCGAGCGCCTGCGCCAGGAAGGTTTCGATGCGGTGTTCGTGCCCAAGGGCTATGACGAGCAATTGCTGACCGACCAGGGGCGTGAGCGTGATATCGAACTGGCCTTTGTCGGCAGCACCAAGAGCGTCGCCTATAGCGGCCGCAAGGCGTTGCTCGATGAACTGGGGCAGGTGGAAAACCTGGTGGTGACTCGTACCAAGTCCGGTGAAGACTACTGCAACACGCTCAACCGTATTCGCTTCTTCGTCAGTGCCGACGTTGGCATGGGCGAGTACATGATCAAGAACTTCGAGGCCATGGCCTGTGGCTGCGTGCTGCTGGCTTTCGACCAGGGCGAGGCGGAAAACCGTGCGTTGGGTCTTGAGGACATGCACAACGTGGTGCTGTACGACAGCATCCCGGTGCTGCAGGAGAAGTTGCGGACATTACGCGCCGATCCGGCATTCGCCGAACGCATCGCCGCCAATGGCCGCGAACTGGCGGTTTCTGGCTTTAGTTTTGCCCAGGTCGGGCGTAGCATCGTCGACCACATGATGCCCCCCCTCAGACCACGAGCGCCGCTTAGTGCGTGGCAGCGTCTGCGTCTGAAACTGGGGCTTTGA
- a CDS encoding PIG-L deacetylase family protein produces MSRKQQLLKRHRRNKRLGLVIGLLLLIALGALSWWWLPLLLLPLVWAAHEAWFADHLFYAPGEDYAFDFGEHSRVEAVGIQDGVLKSAASFSDDDTLILEVRVKSGWLGRFLDPRVELVADAMHDSQTFERGVDGVRFLNLTGLGAALRDGRLRLLGRHCRLLGEPRLWITPAVELRRRRVMVIAPHADDAELAAYGLYSQADEAWVVTLTAGEIEAEHYQQMGLAKAEAAQLKGRLRAWDSIAVPRWAGVPEARCVQLGYFCLQLPAMQAAPDQPAASREADMADIRPFRRFNPFPLPADADGAPTWNNLLADLRVLLQMARPEILVMPHPQLDPHPDHLCAQAAVLEALQGLDWQPQTLLCYANHLHDNDRWPMGDSGDGIALPPQLEAGQPWAPCSLVLDVPTQRDKAMALGMMHDLQPPAPFKRRLRRLLQRWLAGRRPSPYGENEFFRKAVRRHELFWRREQ; encoded by the coding sequence ATGAGTCGCAAGCAGCAATTGCTCAAGCGCCACCGGCGCAACAAGCGCCTCGGGCTGGTGATCGGGTTGTTGCTGCTGATCGCATTGGGCGCGCTGAGCTGGTGGTGGCTGCCACTGTTGCTGCTGCCGCTGGTCTGGGCCGCCCACGAAGCCTGGTTCGCCGACCATCTGTTCTACGCGCCCGGCGAAGATTATGCCTTCGACTTCGGCGAGCACAGCCGTGTCGAGGCCGTCGGCATTCAAGACGGCGTGCTGAAGAGCGCTGCATCGTTCAGCGATGATGACACGCTGATCCTCGAGGTTCGTGTGAAGTCTGGGTGGCTTGGTCGCTTTCTCGATCCTCGGGTCGAGCTGGTCGCGGACGCCATGCATGACAGCCAGACCTTCGAGCGCGGCGTCGATGGTGTGCGTTTTCTCAACCTGACCGGCCTTGGCGCGGCACTGCGCGATGGGCGACTGCGCCTGCTCGGGCGCCACTGCCGACTGCTGGGCGAGCCGCGCCTGTGGATAACCCCGGCTGTGGAGTTGCGCCGCCGTCGGGTCATGGTGATCGCGCCCCATGCTGACGATGCAGAGCTGGCGGCTTATGGGCTCTACAGCCAGGCCGACGAGGCCTGGGTGGTCACACTGACCGCTGGCGAGATCGAGGCCGAGCACTACCAACAGATGGGTCTGGCCAAGGCCGAGGCGGCGCAGCTCAAAGGGCGCCTGCGCGCCTGGGACAGTATTGCCGTGCCACGTTGGGCCGGGGTGCCGGAGGCCCGTTGTGTGCAGTTGGGCTATTTCTGTCTGCAATTGCCTGCCATGCAGGCTGCGCCCGATCAGCCTGCGGCCTCGCGTGAGGCGGACATGGCCGATATCCGGCCGTTCCGTCGTTTCAATCCGTTTCCGCTGCCGGCCGATGCCGATGGTGCGCCGACCTGGAACAACCTGCTGGCCGACTTGCGCGTGCTGCTGCAAATGGCCCGCCCAGAGATTCTGGTCATGCCGCACCCGCAGCTCGATCCACACCCGGATCATCTCTGTGCCCAAGCGGCTGTGCTCGAAGCCCTGCAGGGGTTGGACTGGCAGCCGCAGACCTTGTTGTGCTACGCCAACCACCTGCACGACAACGACCGCTGGCCCATGGGTGACAGCGGTGATGGCATTGCCCTGCCGCCGCAACTCGAAGCTGGCCAGCCCTGGGCGCCCTGCAGCCTGGTGCTGGACGTGCCGACCCAGCGCGACAAGGCCATGGCGCTGGGCATGATGCACGACCTGCAGCCTCCGGCGCCGTTCAAGCGTCGCCTGCGGCGTCTGTTGCAGCGCTGGCTGGCCGGGCGTCGACCGTCGCCTTACGGGGAGAACGAATTCTTCCGCAAGGCGGTGCGTCGACATGAACTGTTCTGGCGCCGCGAGCAGTGA
- a CDS encoding antimicrobial resistance protein Mig-14 encodes MLNHLKAWRERGWAVIDANEYAHTWQRFGGSVATHPLVVEQLAELAQIPVRYLGWRQGGELVAAVPTWGRHLALSKDVLKRHGKKGLFDLGNAELILPAAVDAAAPLRHAGRYLSELNHGRFEGLKPQAEQLAMARPHEDLSKKFRYNQRRELRLLEEAGGVVRPITDFSGAEIAAMYCDLFQRRWSFPATGAARMDEVVERLRELLIGSVLFLEDKPIAIQLIYRVESPEWISVEYVNGGVDPETKAFSPGSVLSFLNTQAAWEDANARGKALRFSFGRADREYKDRWCNPVPVYQA; translated from the coding sequence ATGCTCAATCATCTGAAGGCCTGGCGCGAACGCGGCTGGGCCGTTATCGATGCGAACGAGTATGCGCACACCTGGCAGCGTTTCGGCGGCAGTGTCGCCACTCATCCGTTGGTGGTCGAGCAACTGGCCGAACTTGCACAGATTCCGGTGCGCTACCTGGGCTGGCGCCAAGGCGGCGAGCTCGTGGCGGCAGTCCCTACCTGGGGGCGTCACCTGGCGTTGTCCAAGGATGTTCTCAAGCGTCATGGCAAGAAGGGGCTGTTCGACCTGGGCAATGCCGAGCTCATCCTGCCTGCAGCGGTTGATGCTGCTGCGCCCTTGCGCCACGCCGGGCGCTACCTGTCGGAGCTCAATCACGGGCGCTTCGAGGGCTTGAAACCCCAGGCCGAGCAATTGGCCATGGCGCGCCCGCATGAAGATCTGTCGAAGAAGTTTCGCTACAACCAGCGCCGCGAACTGCGCCTGCTGGAGGAGGCCGGTGGCGTGGTGCGTCCGATCACCGACTTCAGTGGTGCCGAGATCGCCGCGATGTACTGCGACCTGTTCCAGCGCCGCTGGAGCTTCCCTGCGACCGGCGCCGCGCGTATGGATGAGGTGGTCGAGCGCTTGCGCGAGCTGCTGATCGGCTCGGTGCTGTTTCTCGAGGACAAGCCGATTGCCATCCAGCTGATTTACCGGGTCGAGTCGCCTGAATGGATCAGCGTCGAGTACGTCAACGGTGGTGTTGACCCTGAGACCAAGGCGTTCAGCCCCGGCAGCGTGCTGAGCTTCCTCAATACCCAGGCCGCCTGGGAAGACGCCAACGCCCGTGGCAAGGCCCTGCGTTTCTCATTCGGCCGTGCCGACCGTGAATACAAGGACCGTTGGTGCAACCCGGTCCCGGTGTACCAGGCATGA
- a CDS encoding glycosyltransferase, giving the protein MTSRSDLRVLQFCHGYDGPFLDCARQYASLFEGRGYKVTTVFLTGKANAQVAAGCASDEVLFLEFSSKAVRGLKLGAIRALRKIAAERRFSFCIAHRFKPIYVALLGTGLPVIGVHHAFGDYQRKGRRLFANLFRKRLSLLGVSDAVRDDMRRCLAQWPHERIQTLYNRIDVEALQASLVPRDEARRALGLDAQAWIVGNVGRLHPDKDQATLLRGFAEALPGLPANARLVVLGKGRLEDTLKAQAAELGIADRVDFLGQVPDARRYFQAFDVFALSSDHEPFGMVLLEAMVAGVPLLATACGGAREVVEGVGVLFPLGDAGQLAQGLKHMAGLSVDQRRECAQLMLRRLRERFSDAAVRQAFWQLPQVRALEARS; this is encoded by the coding sequence ATGACCAGCCGCTCTGACCTGCGTGTCCTGCAGTTCTGCCATGGCTACGACGGGCCGTTCCTCGACTGCGCCCGTCAGTACGCCAGCCTGTTCGAGGGGCGTGGCTACAAGGTCACCACGGTTTTCCTTACCGGCAAGGCCAACGCGCAGGTGGCTGCAGGCTGTGCATCCGACGAAGTGCTGTTTCTCGAGTTCAGCTCCAAGGCCGTACGCGGCCTGAAGCTGGGCGCGATCCGCGCGCTGCGCAAGATCGCGGCCGAGCGCCGTTTCAGCTTCTGCATCGCCCACCGCTTCAAGCCGATCTACGTCGCGCTGCTGGGTACCGGCTTGCCGGTGATCGGCGTGCATCATGCCTTCGGCGATTACCAGCGCAAGGGGCGACGTCTGTTCGCCAACCTGTTTCGCAAACGCTTGAGCCTGCTGGGTGTGTCCGACGCGGTGCGTGACGACATGCGCCGCTGTCTGGCGCAATGGCCGCACGAACGCATCCAGACGCTGTACAACCGTATCGACGTCGAGGCGCTGCAGGCCAGTCTCGTGCCGCGCGACGAGGCGCGGCGTGCCCTGGGGCTCGATGCACAGGCGTGGATCGTCGGCAACGTCGGCCGTCTGCACCCGGACAAGGACCAGGCGACCCTGCTGCGCGGTTTCGCCGAGGCGTTGCCTGGCCTGCCGGCCAATGCGCGTCTGGTAGTGCTGGGCAAGGGGCGGCTGGAAGACACGCTCAAGGCCCAGGCAGCCGAACTGGGGATTGCCGACCGTGTCGACTTTCTTGGCCAAGTGCCGGATGCCCGCCGCTATTTCCAGGCGTTCGATGTGTTTGCCCTGAGCTCTGACCACGAACCCTTCGGCATGGTCCTGCTGGAGGCGATGGTCGCTGGCGTGCCGTTGTTGGCCACGGCCTGTGGCGGTGCGCGCGAGGTAGTCGAAGGGGTAGGTGTGCTGTTCCCGCTGGGCGACGCCGGGCAACTGGCGCAGGGGCTGAAGCACATGGCCGGGCTGAGCGTCGATCAGCGTCGCGAATGCGCGCAACTGATGCTGCGGCGTCTGCGCGAGCGATTTTCCGACGCAGCCGTGCGCCAGGCGTTCTGGCAATTACCACAGGTGCGTGCACTGGAGGCTCGCAGCTGA
- a CDS encoding carbamoyltransferase: protein MALTILGLSGALSHDPSAALYIDGKLVAAAEEERFVRDKHAKNRMPYESAKFCLEQAGIKPSDVDVVAIPFAPISLFGKARWHYAKRYWYAPDRALDAILMGNRRYKRYRKKIVWCLEQLGFDPKKVKIEPVEHHLAHASSAYHCSGFKEKTAILGIDGKGEYATTFFGYGENGKIHKIKEFFDPDSLGGLYGAITEFLGFEMLDGEFKVMGMAPYGDASKYDFSRLASFENGELVINTEYANVIGLRRYKEKGKGFYFSPKLIEWLGPKREGDIADEPYIHYAASMQALFEKLALQMIDHYLGDILKETGKLAFAGGCALNVKLNQKIIARPDLKELFVQPASGDAGTAVGAAAYVSHARGVPVEKMEHVYLGPAYSNEDVIAACARHPNAPKWRKLNDMPQRIAKIMVDGNPVAWFQGRMEFGPRALGGRSIIGCPSVPNVADRINEQIKFRERWRPFCPSMLDTVAPQMIKIDHPAPFMTFTFEVAEEWKTRVPEVVHEDGTSRAQVLKREYNPRYYDMMKALEELTGNGVSLNTSLNRRGEPMICSPTDALNMFYGSDLQYLIMEDILVVKDGAAAYDQPL from the coding sequence TTGGCATTGACGATTCTTGGCCTGTCCGGCGCCCTTAGCCATGACCCTTCCGCGGCCTTGTACATCGACGGCAAGCTGGTTGCCGCTGCAGAAGAAGAGCGCTTCGTGCGTGACAAGCATGCGAAGAACCGCATGCCCTACGAATCGGCGAAGTTCTGCCTGGAGCAGGCCGGTATCAAACCGTCCGACGTTGATGTGGTGGCCATTCCGTTCGCCCCCATCAGCCTGTTCGGCAAGGCCCGCTGGCACTACGCCAAGCGCTACTGGTACGCCCCGGACCGCGCCCTCGATGCGATCCTGATGGGCAACCGTCGCTACAAGCGCTACCGCAAGAAGATCGTCTGGTGCCTGGAGCAACTGGGCTTCGACCCGAAAAAGGTCAAGATCGAACCGGTCGAGCACCACCTGGCCCACGCCTCCAGCGCTTATCACTGCTCGGGCTTCAAGGAAAAGACCGCGATCCTGGGTATCGACGGCAAGGGCGAGTACGCCACCACCTTCTTCGGCTACGGCGAAAACGGCAAGATCCACAAGATCAAGGAGTTCTTCGACCCGGATTCGCTGGGCGGCCTGTACGGCGCGATCACCGAGTTCCTGGGCTTCGAGATGCTCGATGGCGAGTTCAAGGTCATGGGCATGGCCCCGTATGGCGACGCCAGCAAGTACGATTTCTCCCGTCTGGCCAGCTTCGAGAACGGCGAACTGGTGATCAACACCGAGTACGCCAACGTTATCGGCCTGCGTCGCTATAAAGAGAAGGGCAAGGGCTTCTACTTCTCACCCAAGCTGATCGAATGGCTGGGCCCCAAGCGCGAAGGCGATATCGCCGACGAGCCGTACATCCATTACGCGGCCAGCATGCAGGCGCTGTTCGAAAAGCTCGCCTTGCAGATGATCGACCATTACCTGGGCGACATCCTCAAAGAGACCGGCAAGCTGGCCTTCGCCGGTGGCTGTGCGCTGAACGTCAAGCTGAACCAGAAGATCATCGCCCGCCCCGACCTCAAGGAGCTGTTCGTCCAGCCGGCCTCCGGCGACGCCGGTACCGCGGTCGGTGCAGCGGCCTACGTGTCCCACGCCCGTGGCGTGCCGGTCGAGAAGATGGAGCACGTCTACCTCGGCCCTGCGTACTCCAACGAGGACGTTATCGCTGCCTGTGCCCGCCATCCGAATGCGCCGAAGTGGCGCAAGCTCAACGACATGCCGCAGCGCATCGCCAAGATCATGGTCGACGGCAATCCGGTGGCCTGGTTCCAGGGCCGCATGGAGTTCGGCCCGCGTGCACTGGGTGGTCGTTCGATCATCGGCTGCCCGAGCGTGCCGAACGTCGCCGATCGTATCAACGAGCAGATCAAGTTCCGCGAGCGCTGGAGACCATTCTGCCCGTCGATGCTCGACACCGTTGCACCGCAGATGATCAAGATCGACCATCCCGCGCCGTTCATGACCTTCACTTTCGAAGTGGCCGAAGAGTGGAAGACCCGTGTGCCGGAAGTGGTGCACGAGGATGGCACCTCGCGTGCCCAGGTGCTCAAGCGTGAGTACAACCCGCGCTACTACGACATGATGAAGGCGCTCGAGGAGCTGACCGGCAACGGCGTGTCGCTGAACACTTCGCTCAATCGCCGTGGCGAGCCGATGATCTGCTCGCCTACCGACGCGCTGAACATGTTCTACGGTTCGGATCTGCAATACCTGATCATGGAAGACATCCTGGTGGTCAAGGACGGCGCGGCCGCGTATGACCAGCCGCTCTGA
- a CDS encoding 23S rRNA (adenine(2030)-N(6))-methyltransferase RlmJ: MNYRHAFHAGNHADVLKHIVLTRLIALMSRKEQPFAYIDTHAGLGLYDLQGDQATRTGEYLEGVARLWNREDLPAATADYLRIIKRLNADGELRYYPGSPELARRLMRQQDRALLNEKHPEDGPLLKENMKKDPRVTVHLGEGWHVPRALLPVQEKRAIMLIDPPFEQADELKRCTVAMKEAIGRMRQTVAAIWYPIKDQRSLTRFYQDLTSTGAPKLLRVELYVHHQDSPQGLNGSGLAIANPPWGLEEELKELLPWLARELAQAAGSFRMDWLIAE, from the coding sequence ATGAACTATCGTCACGCCTTCCACGCCGGCAATCATGCCGACGTCCTCAAGCACATCGTGCTGACCCGCCTCATCGCCTTGATGTCGCGCAAGGAACAGCCGTTCGCCTATATCGACACCCACGCCGGCCTGGGTCTGTACGACCTGCAAGGCGACCAGGCCACGCGTACCGGTGAATATCTCGAAGGCGTTGCCCGCCTGTGGAATCGTGAAGACCTGCCGGCTGCCACCGCTGACTACCTGCGCATCATCAAGCGCCTCAACGCCGATGGCGAGTTGCGCTACTACCCCGGCTCGCCGGAGTTGGCACGGCGCCTGATGCGCCAGCAGGATCGCGCACTGCTCAACGAGAAACACCCCGAAGACGGGCCTTTGCTCAAGGAAAACATGAAGAAGGATCCGCGGGTCACCGTGCACCTGGGCGAGGGCTGGCATGTGCCGCGCGCGCTGCTGCCGGTGCAGGAAAAGCGCGCGATCATGCTGATCGACCCGCCCTTCGAGCAGGCCGACGAACTCAAGCGCTGCACCGTGGCGATGAAGGAGGCGATCGGTCGCATGCGCCAGACCGTCGCGGCCATCTGGTATCCGATCAAGGACCAGCGCTCGCTGACCCGTTTCTACCAGGACCTGACCAGCACCGGCGCGCCCAAGCTGCTGCGCGTCGAACTCTATGTGCATCACCAGGACAGCCCGCAGGGGCTGAACGGCTCGGGCCTCGCCATCGCCAACCCGCCATGGGGGCTGGAGGAGGAGCTCAAGGAGCTGCTGCCCTGGCTGGCCAGGGAGCTGGCACAGGCGGCGGGCAGCTTCCGCATGGACTGGCTGATCGCCGAATAA
- the putP gene encoding sodium/proline symporter PutP produces the protein MGNPITITFVIYIAAMVLIGFAAYRSTKNLSDYILGGRSLGSVVTALSAGASDMSGWLLMGLPGAIYMSGLSEAWIAIGLTVGAYLNWLFVAGRLRVQTEHNGDALTLPDYFASRFEDNSGLLRVISAIVILVFFTIYCASGIVAGARLFESTFGMSYETALWAGAAATIAYTFVGGFLAVSWTDTVQASLMIFALILTPIIVLISTGGFDTTMLAIEAQNAANFDMFRGATFIGIISLMGWGLGYFGQPHILARFMAADSVKSIANARRISMTWMILCLAGTCAVGFFGIAYFSANPDLAGPVTENHERVFIELAKILFNPWVAGVLLSAILAAVMSTLSCQLLVCSSALTEDFYKAFLRKGASQTELVWVGRMMVLAVALIAIALAANPDNRVLGLVAYAWAGFGAAFGPVVLLSVLWKGMTRNGALAGIVVGALTVILWKNYVGLGLYEIIPGFLFATIAIIVVSKLGRPSGSMVSRFETADAAYHADK, from the coding sequence ATGGGCAATCCAATCACGATCACCTTTGTGATCTACATCGCGGCAATGGTGCTGATCGGCTTCGCGGCCTATCGCTCCACCAAGAACCTCTCCGACTACATCCTCGGCGGTCGCAGCCTCGGCAGCGTGGTCACCGCGCTTTCTGCTGGCGCTTCCGACATGAGCGGCTGGCTGCTGATGGGCCTGCCGGGCGCCATCTACATGTCGGGCCTGTCGGAGGCCTGGATCGCCATCGGCCTGACTGTCGGTGCCTACCTGAACTGGCTGTTCGTCGCCGGCCGTCTGAGGGTGCAGACCGAGCACAACGGTGATGCGCTGACGCTGCCCGACTACTTCGCCAGCCGTTTCGAAGACAACAGCGGCCTGTTGCGGGTGATCTCGGCCATCGTGATCCTGGTGTTCTTCACCATCTACTGCGCCTCGGGCATCGTTGCCGGCGCGCGTCTGTTCGAAAGCACCTTCGGCATGTCCTACGAGACAGCGCTGTGGGCCGGTGCTGCGGCGACTATCGCCTACACCTTCGTCGGTGGTTTCCTGGCGGTGAGCTGGACCGACACCGTGCAGGCGTCGCTGATGATCTTCGCGCTGATCCTCACGCCGATCATCGTGCTGATCTCCACCGGCGGCTTCGACACCACGATGCTGGCGATCGAAGCGCAGAACGCGGCGAACTTCGACATGTTCCGCGGCGCTACCTTCATCGGCATCATCTCGCTGATGGGTTGGGGCCTGGGCTACTTCGGCCAGCCGCACATCCTGGCGCGTTTCATGGCTGCCGACTCGGTGAAGTCGATCGCCAACGCACGCCGCATCTCCATGACCTGGATGATCCTGTGCCTGGCCGGCACTTGCGCCGTGGGCTTCTTCGGCATCGCCTACTTCTCGGCCAACCCTGATCTGGCCGGCCCGGTCACCGAGAACCACGAGCGTGTGTTCATCGAGCTGGCGAAGATCCTGTTCAATCCGTGGGTCGCCGGTGTGCTGCTGTCGGCCATCCTGGCGGCAGTCATGAGCACCCTGAGCTGCCAGTTGCTGGTGTGCTCGAGTGCACTGACCGAGGACTTCTACAAGGCTTTCCTGCGCAAGGGTGCTTCGCAGACCGAGCTGGTCTGGGTCGGTCGAATGATGGTGCTGGCCGTGGCATTGATCGCCATCGCGCTGGCGGCGAACCCTGACAACCGTGTGCTGGGCCTCGTGGCTTATGCCTGGGCGGGCTTCGGTGCTGCGTTCGGGCCGGTGGTGCTGCTGTCGGTATTGTGGAAGGGCATGACCCGCAACGGTGCCCTGGCGGGGATCGTGGTGGGTGCACTGACCGTGATCCTGTGGAAGAACTACGTCGGGCTTGGCCTGTACGAAATCATCCCGGGCTTCCTGTTCGCCACCATCGCCATCATCGTGGTGAGCAAGCTGGGGCGTCCGAGCGGCAGCATGGTTTCGCGGTTTGAAACGGCTGATGCTGCATATCACGCAGACAAGTAA